GCCTACCGTATTTCTTAAGGTTGATTTTTATAAACGCGTTTATTGCATCGTTTCTTTAAAGAGTTCACGGCCAATCAACATGCGTCTAATTTCTGAGGTGCCGGCGCCGATCTCATAAAGCTTGGCGTCACGCAGTAAACGGCCCGTTGGGTATTCATTGGTGTAGCCATTGCCGCCCAGGGCTTGAATCGCTTGCAGGGCCATTTGGGTGGCGCGCTCGGCGGTATATAAGATCACAGCGGCGGCATCTTTGCGGCTGGCTTCGCCGCGATCACAGGCCTTGGCTACAGTGTACAGATAGGCGCGACTGGCATTTAGTTCGGTGTACATGTCTGCCAATTTGCCTTGCATCAACTGAAACTCGCCAATGCTCTGACCGAATTGTTTGCGGTCGTGAAGGTAGGGGACCACCACATCTAGGCATGCTTGCATAATGCCTGTTGGCCCGCCGGACAGCACGGTGCGCTCAAAGTCCAAACCGCTCATTAATACGTTTACGCCACCGCCTTCCGCGCCCAAGATATTTTCCGCTGGCACTTTGCAGTTTTCAAACACCAACTCGCAGGTATTTGAACCGCGCATGCCGAGCTTGTCGAGCTTAGGTGAGCGGCTAAAACCGGGGTAGTCGCGCTCGACAATAAATGCCGTAATACCGCGGGAGCCGCCGTGGATATCCGTCTTTGCATAGATCACATAGGTGTGGGCATCGGGGCCATTGGTAATCCACATTTTGTTGCCGTTAAGCACATAGTGGTCACCGTCTTTTTCGGCTTTAAGTTTCATGCTGACAACATCCGAACCGGCGTTGGGTTCTGACATGGCCAGCGCGCCAATATGTTCGCCTGAACAGAGTTTGGGCAGATATTTTTCACGCTGGGCGTCAGTGCCATTCTTGAAGATTTGGTTTACGCACAAATTGGAGTGAGCGCCGTAAGAAAGGCCCACAGACGCGGAAGCACGGCTGATTTCTTCCATGGCAATAACATGGGCCAGATAGCCCATATTGCTGCCGCCATACTCTTCTGAGACTGTGATGCCGAGCAAGCCCATGTCGCCCATTTTACGCCAGAGGTCCATGGGGAACTCATTGTCTTTGTCGATACTCTCGGCGCGGGGAGCAATTTCTTTTTGGGCGAATTGCTCGGCGGCGTCACGCAACATCTCGACTTCTTCACCGAGGCCAAAATTCAAAGTAGGGTAGGAAGTGCTCATAGGATTTTCCTCTGGATAATTCTTGATTGCTGTATTTAGTGGGTCGTTTTATTTATTTCATTCAAGGCGTCTTGGCAGCGATCTTCGGCTTGGTCTAATTCATAGATCATGTCTTGCAAGTCTTGCAGCTGCTGCTTGAGTTGTTCTTTTAATAGTCGGCGGCGTTCACGTATCTTATCGATAAGCTTAATAAGCTGTGGGCTATTGTCGTGCTCGGGATGATACATCTCAATGATGCTTTTACTGTCTTCCAGAGATAAGCCCAAACGTTTGCCACGAAGAATTAGCTTCAATTTTGTTCTGTCGGCGGCGCTGTAAATTCGCGTTTGACCGTCGCGCAGGGGATTGAGTAGGCCCTTTTCCTCATAAAAGCGGATCGTGCGCGTGGTGACGTCAAATTCCGATGCCAGATCCGAAATACCGTAAGTTCTGTCGGCCATAGCTCATTGCCAATTATTGGTTTGCTGGGTAGCGCCATACTTTATCCGCAGTTGACGTTAACGTCAACACGATTGATGGCTGTGGTGATTAGGCTGAGTGGCTCGGATTTAGGCTATGTGGGGGTATTAAGCTGATAACTGAGCATAGGCGCTATGCTGGAGTGGGGATAGGAGTGGACCTAGATTCGAGTCAGAGTGAGAAGTCCACGCCAGAAAATCGCTAAATTTACTGGCGTGGAGAAAGGACTATTTTCTGGCTGTTAGGGTCACTGGCAAGCCATCAGTTGGGAAGGAGATAGGCACGGCGTTGTACTTCATTTCATAGCCGGGCTTAACGCTAATGGTGTAGTTGCGCAGCAAATGAAACATAAATAATTTCACCTGCATTTCAGCAAAGTTAAGACCGATACACTTGTGGCCGCCACCACCGAAGGGAATCCACTGATACAGGTGGCGCTTGTGTTCGGCGCGCTCAGCAGAAAAACGCTCGGGGTCAAACTTCTTAGGCTCTGTCCACCACTCTTCCATATAGTGGGTGAAGAGCGGTGAAATACCGATGCCAGTGTTGGCCGGCAGGGTATAACCCATAATTTCAGTTTCTTTAATTAAGCGACGCGGAATAGCGGGAACTGGGGGGTACATCCGCAAAGCTTCTTTCATTACCAGCGCGGCTTTTTCCAGTTTTGGCAGGTCGTCGTAGCCTAGATTGTCGCCTTCAATTTGCTGACATTCCTGGTAGAGAATATCTTGCCACTCTGGGTTTTTAGCTAGTGCGTAAATGATCGAACACAGCGTGCTAGTGGTGGTGTCATGAGCGGCAAACAGCAAGAAAATAGTGTGGTCGCGCACGGCCTCATCGCTAAGGGTGTTGCCATCTTCGTCTTTGGCGTGACAAAACTGTGAGAAGAAATCACTGCTCTCGGTGGCGCGTTTTGCTTCGATATGTTTTTCAATAAAGTTTTTGAGAGTTTTACGACCATTCAAACCCTTCTGCCAAGTGGTGCCCGGTATCGGTAGTTTCACGACCGCTAGTGATGCTTCCATCGCGTGCAAAAAGCCTTTGTTAATGGCGTCGGCCTCGTTGCCCATTTTTACGCCCATAAACACTTGCGCGGCAACGTCTAGCAATAGTGATTTAATGCTGTCTTTAAACCCGAACTCGACTTGCTTGGGGAAGGCAGCGACGCCTTCACGCATGCGCGGGTTCATCTCGTCGAGATAGCCCTGCAGTGCATCCTTTTTAAATGCTGCTTGCAGAATACGGCGATGGAAGCGGTGCTCATCAAAATCGCGCAGCATCAGACCGTCTGGGAATAATCTATCCAGAATAGGGTCCCAGGCTTTCTTGCTGGAAAAAATCTTGCCGCTATCTTTAAGAACCAGTTCATTAGCCTCTGGCCCTAGTAAAGCAACCGAGCGCTGCAGTAGCGCGTTGTTGCGGAAGATGGGTCCATAAAGCTTGTGCTTGCGAGTTACTAAACCTAAATAATCGGTCAAAAATTCTACCGTATCACCGAGGATTGGCAGTGCGCCCTTGTCACCCGGCACGTGCATAATATCGTCGGTGGACTTGCGGGGTAAGGCTAAGTAATCAGTTGGTGTTTTCATTAGGGGGCTCCGTTTTATTATCTGCGCCAGCCGTGAAACAGCAGGTCTATAGATTGTTGAATATGGGTTTCTATTAATTCAGAGGCTAACTCTGGCTTGCCGGTGAGCCGTTGATAAAAGGGCAGCTGCACAACAGGTGCGGTCGCCGATTGAACCATAAAGAACAGGGTCACAATGGGGATGTCTTTAATCAGGCCCAGGTCTTCTACTTTGGCAACCATATCGCTTATTAACTGCCACGCGGGTTCAAAATAGTGTGTGTGAAGGTAGCTCAGACGCGGGCCTTCACGCAGGGATTCTTGCTGACAGATATGGTAGAGCGCGGGGTATTCAAAGGCGCTGCGAATATATACGGCAATACCTTCTTTAAGCGCATCTAGCTCGTTCTGGCCTTCATCAATGTTTTGCAGGGCTTCTAAAATTTTGGCCGTAGTGTGGCCGCAGAGCCGGTCTACCACAGCCTGCCAGAGCTGCTCTTTGGAGCTGAAGTAGTGGTGGAAAAAGGTGTAGCTGACGTTTAATTCATCTTGCAGTTTGCGCAGGGAAACACCGTCGTAGCCGTCGCGAGCGAAGATATCCGCCGAGGCTTCGAGTAATTGCTCGATAGACAGGGCGGGCGCTTCGTTCTTCTTTGGCCGGCCTCGGCGTCTGGGTGCGGTACTGGGATTCACTGCAAAGCTGACTCAATATTAAACAGGTGTTTAATATTGAGTCAGCTTTGGTGTTTCGTCAAGTTAATTTCATTCAGATGATGTCGATTAGTTCTCGAAATGGCGTTTCTTAAATTCGCTATTACGAGTGAGGTGCCTCGAATTATGTGTCGGCTAGGGGTGGTGCAGGGGAACGGGCGAGTGCCCTTAACAAGCCTTAAACGGGATTGTTTTCTGGGGCCGGCTAAGAGGAGCTCTGCGGATATTGAAGGGGTGGTCGGCTATGTCTGCTGATCTGTCGGGGTTTCGCTAGTTTCTGTGGCTTTGGCCATGTCTTTGGCCATCTCTTCGGGTACAGGCTCGGGCTGTCTAAAAATATAAATGCTTATAATCGCGGCGACCGAAATCATCATTGCGCTCAGCCAATGTATTTTCACAATGAGCAGTGCGCTGGTAAGAATGGTAATCCACAGCATGGCAATAATTAAGATTTTGATGCGCCGCGGTATACCTTCGCCGTTTAAATAGTAGCGAATATATTTCCCCCACCAGCGGTGTTCCGTCAGCCAAGTATAGAAACGTGGTGAGCTGCGTAAAAAGCAGGCGGCGCTAAGGAGTAAAAAAGGGGTTGTCGGTACTACCGGTAATAATATGCCGATCATGCCCAAAACGAAGGAGATCCACCCGGTAGTAAACAGTATGTAGCGTATGACGGGATTGCGATGCTGGTAGGGCGTTTTCATTATTACTCGTTCTAAAGAGACGTTGTTATCGACATCTTCGCGGCCAATAGTGTTTATCATTTGCGCGGTGTCGATTGTGGCTTAACGGCAATAATACCGCAGTCTAGGACGATTGAATATTTGACGGTCATGGCTGTTCTGGGTGAGGATACGTCACAAATAATAACTTTTGTGTATCAGTGTCTGCCTCTGAGACTGATTCATAGCTCGTTAACTCCTTATTTTCAGTGGTAATAATATGAAAAAAAACCTTATTCTTGGCGCCATTATGGCCGTGACTGTTACTGCCTGTGGTGGCAGTAGTAGCTCTAGTGTTTCTGGCCCGGGTAGTGCCACTTATGTGACCGAGACCTTTACCACCGACTCCGCCACTGACTTAGCCAGCTTTAATATTGCGGGACCGCAGGATGTTAATCCCGGCTGCCTTCCCGACACCGACTCAAACCTGCCATTGCCAGAAGGCATACTGGTTTATAAAGAAGGTGAGGCGCCCACCCGACTAGTGGTATTTGCCCACGGCATAGGCCACAACGTCCGCGAAAGTTGGTTGCCCCATATGAGACGCGAAATCCGTTTGGCCAAGGACTTCGAGAACCAGCCTAGCGATGTGGCATTTGTTAGCACGGACTACCGTGACAACCTCGGTTTTCCCACCCTGCGCGGCGCCCATGACACAATAAGCGCCACACTCTATGCCATGGAGAAATTCCCCAGCATCACCACCGTCTATATGTTTGGTGTATCGATGGGTGGCTCTATCTCGGGTACCGCGATTACAGAATCTACCGCTGTTACCGAAGACGGTTCCTCGCTCTATGATTATTGGCTGGATGTAGAAGGTGTTAGCCAGCTAGCTGAAACCTATGCAGAGGCAGCTGCCGCCGCATCAATATCGGAAACCGCGGCGCAGGCCCAGGCCGGTATTGAGCGCGATACCGGTGGTAACCCGGTCACCTGTCCACTGGCGTTTGCGCGTCGCTCTCCCGCCTATCATGCCGCTGAAATGAAACTCGCTGGTGTGCGTGCGGCCACGGTAATACACGCCGTAAATGACGGTCTGGTTCCCCATAATCAGGGCCGAGTGATGGCATCCACTTTAACCACCTCTGGTATCCCCACTCAGTTCTTCACCATTATTGGTATTCCGGAGGGGCAGGATCCGGGTTCAACGGGTACCGGCACAGCAGGTGCGGGTGATGCTGACGCCTACCTTAATCTGGCTGGCCACGGCTCAGAAGCGCAGGCCTACCATCCCGTCATGCGGGTCGCGTTTGAAAATATGCGCAAAATGCTCGATGGCAGCTATAACGAAACCGTCCCTTATTTTGAGTGTATTGTTGATCCCAATATCCCCGCAGATAGTTGCCCGGTAGATCAGGTTCAGCCCTAGCTTTATTAAGGCTTAAGCAGTCGGCGGTGTTTATACTGTGTTATGGCTTCACAGCATGAGCCGCCGGCGCTCACTCACGGAAGAGTGTGTTTTGCCGCTAGCGCAATGGCTATCGTGGGCCACTGCTCGCTGACCGTCTTTGCGCAACCCTCTAGTCTTACAATTTAAATCATCCCATCCTTACTTCGGTTCATAGCAGAGCCGTCTCCCTCATTGCAGATACCGACAGTACTTGATCGTTTTTGTCATGTACTTGATCAGCTGCGACATTGTCTGGTTTCGGGGCCACAGAGATACTTCCTGCCAGGCTGGTTGGCGACACACCTGAGTGTAGCGCTGACCGATTTTAAATACGAAGGAGAGACCTAATGTCGTCATCGGCTGAAACTCTTAGCCAAGCCTTTACGCTGGGCTATACCTATACACGGTCCACTGGGCCTATTGTGGGTCAGTTTTTGACCTCCTTGCGCGCACGCAAAATGGTTGGCATTAAAGCCAGCGATGGCAAAGTGCTAATGCCGCCGGTGGAATTTGATCCGGTGAGCGCTGCCGCATTAACTGAATTTGTCGATGTTGCTGACAGCGGTGTGGTCAAGACTTGGTGCTGGGTTAAAGAACCTCGCAAAGCCCATCCCAGTGATAAGCCATTCGCTTGGGCAATGATTTTGCTGGACGGTGCCGATACCCCAATGCTGCATTGGATAGACGCCGGTGACGAAGCGGCAATGTCTACCGGCATGCGTGTCAAAGTGCGTTGGGCCGCAGAGACTAAGGGCGTCATGGACGACCTTAACGGCTTTGTTCCCGAGTCCGTTGCGCTCCTGACTGAGCTTAAACCGGCGGCTTCTGATGAGCCTATTATCGGTGTCGAATCGCCAAGCTACCTGACCTATAACTTCACCGCAGGTAAAGCGACCTCACTTTACTTACGTTCAATGAAAGAAGGTAAATTGGTCGGTCAGCGCTGTCCAAAATGCCGCAATGTTTATATCCCACCCCGTGGTTCTTGCGCGGCGTGTGGTGTACCTACCGAAGAGCAAGTGACCTTAAGCAACAAGGCCACGGTTGAGTCCTTCACCATTGTTTACATCCCCATTCCGGGTAACCCAATCAAGCCGCCCTATGTTATTGCCAACTTGGTGTTAGACGGCGCGAACTTGAGCTTCTTGCATTTGCTTAGCGAATGTAAAAACGAAGACGTGCGGATTGGTATGCGAGTAGAAGCGCTTTGGCGGCCCGAGGAAGAGTGGGGCTTTGCCATGGAAAATATCCAGTACTTTAAGCCTATAGACGAGCCGGACATGCCGGTGGATCAGATTGGCAAATTAATTGATGAGGGCCGATAAAATGCGTGATGTTGCGATAGTTGCCTTTGCGCAATCGAATTGCCAGCGAGATGCCGGCGCGCAAAATGAAGTAGAACTGATCATGCCAGTGCTCAGTGAAGTGTTTAAGCAAGCGGGGATTAACAACGCCCAAGACGTTGACTTCACCTGTTCTGGCAGCTGCGATTATCAGCAGGGCGCAGCGTTTGCCTTTGTTGCCGGTGTTGATGCCTTGGGCGCAGTGCCGCCAATTAAAGAATCGCATGTGGAAATGGATGCAGCTTGGGCACTTTACGAAGCGTGGCTGAAAATCCAAATGGGACAAGCTGAGTCAGCGCTGTTATACGGTTTTGGCAAATCTTCTCCGGGTGAGCTACCCATCGTGTTGTCTCAACAACTTGATCCCTATTACCTCGCACCGCTGTGGGTAGACAGTATCGCCTTTGCCGCTATGCAGGCGAGAACGATGTTGGATTCAGGCGAAATTACTGAGAACGATATGGCTGAGGTCGTGGCGCGCTCTAGAAATAATGCCTTGGCGAATAATCCCCACGCGCAGTTAAAAGGCGATCAGACCGCTGCCGACTTATTGAAAGAAGCGACCTATGTGTCGCCGCTGCGTCGTCATGATTGCTGCCCAATCTCAGATGGCGCCTGCGCCATGATTATCTGCACCATCGAGAAAGCGAAAGAATGGGGCAAGCCCTACGCAGTGATAAAAGGCATAGATCACCGCATTGAGACTCACCACATTGGCTCGCGTGATTTAAGCCGCTCGGTATCAACTGAAATCGCCGCTAAGGCAGCGGGTGTGGCAAATGGTCCGGTTGATGTTGCCGAACTGTACGCGCCCTTTAGTCATCAAGAAATTATTCTGAAAAAGGCCTTGGGCCTGGGTGACGACACCGTGGTTAATCCATCTGGTGGCGTGTTGGCGGGTAACGTGATGATGGCATCAGGTTTGTCGCGTATTGGTGAAGTTGCCATGCGCATTATTCGTGGCGAAGCAAAACGCGGTGTTGCCCACGCGACATCAGGTCCGTGCTTGCAACAAAACCTGATTACCGTACTGGAGGCAAAATAATGGCTCAGTTAGCTGCTGTTGTTGGCGTAGGCCAAACAAAATATAAAACCAAACGCAAAGATGTTTCTATTGCGGGCATGGTGCGCGAAGCCGCGGTCAATGCCCTCGAAGATGCAGGTTTAACCTGGGATGACATCGACGCGGTCATTATTGGTAAGGCGCCGGATATGTTTGAAGGCGTAATTATGCCTGAACTGTATCTAACCGACGCGCTGGGCTGTAATGGCAAGCCAATGTTGCGGGTACACACAGCGGGTTCGGTGGGTGGTTCTACCGCCATTGTTGCTGCATCGTATGTGCAAAGCGGGGTGTTTAAACGTATTTTGACTGTGTCTTATGAGAAGCAGTCAGAGTCGAATGCGATGTGGGCGCTGTCAAATCCACAGCCTTTCTCACCGCATTTAAATGCCGGTGCAGGCGGTTATTTCGCGCCGATTATTCGCGAGTATATGCATCGTTCAGGCGCACCCTACGACGCCGGTATCAAGGTGGCGGTTAAGGATCGTTTGCACGGTTCTAAAAACCCATTGGCGCATTTACAGCTGCCAAATATTACCCTCAAGGAAGTTGAAGACAGCCCAATGCTGTGGGAACCGCTGAGATTCTTGGAAGCCTGCCCCTCATCTGACGGTGCCTGTGCCATGGTTATCGCCAACGAAGAGCTGGCGGCTAAGTCACCCCGTAAACCGGCGTGGATTCGCGGCGCGGCAATGCGTTCAGAACCTACAATGTATGCGGGTCGCAACCAGGTGAATCCACAGGCGGGTATCGATTGCGCCAAGGATGTTTACGCGCAGGCCGGTATTCATAATCCACGCAAGGATTTCGACTGTGCTGAAGTCTATGTGCCATTCTCTTGGTACGAGCCAATGTGGCTTGAAAACCTTGGCTTTGCCGATCCCGGCAAGGGCTGGGAATTGACCATGGCTGGTGCGACCTCCCTGATCGAGGGCGGTGACATTCCCTGGAACTGCTCAGGCGGCGTCTTGTGTTCTAACCCCATTGGCGCATCAGGTATGATTCGCTTTGCAGAAGCTGCCCAGCAGGTGCGTGGTGAAGCGGGTGGTCATCAGGTAGACGGCGCCAAAACAGCGCTTGGGCATGCCTATGGTGGCGGCGCGCAGTTCTTCTCAATGTGGGTCGTGAGCTCAGAGAAGCCGTAATTCGCTAAGCCGCCATTTAGTGCTATTCACCTAGGCTCGTCTCTTGGGAGGATGGTGGCGCTAGGTGGCGGTTGTTATATTTGTGAATACTTTGTACTGCGGTGAACAATGCTATTGTTGCCAGCAGTATCAAATTTTTTCAGAATAGTTTGCGAATATCGCACAGAAAATAATAAGGGATTGAGAATATGACTATGCAATTTAACCTCGCAGATTTATTTGAAGCCGTTGCTGACAAGGTGCCGGAGCGCGAGGCGCTAGTCTGCGGAGCGAGCCGTTGTAGCTATGCAGAATTGGATGCTGGCGCCAATCAAATGGCCCACTATATGGCATCTAAGGGTGTTAAAGCGGGCGATCACGTCGGCCTGTATATGTATAACTGCAATGAGTATCTGGAAGCGATGCTCGCCTGTTTCAAAATTCGCGCTGTGCCAATCAACGTCAACTATCGCTATGTAAAAGATGAGTTGTTATATATTTTTGATAATGCAGACATGGTCGCCTGTATTCATCACCGTGAATTTATTCCGGCCATCGCTGAGGTTCGCAGTGCCGCCAAGACCCTAAAATTATGTATTGCCGTTGCTGACCATACTGAAGAGCCGCTGGCGACAATTGACGCTGTGGATTACCACACCGTGCGGGAAACCCAGTCTAAAGAGCGCAACTTCGGTGAGCGCTCAGGGGATGACTATTTCATTCTCTACACCGGTGGCACCACTGGCATGCCTAAAGGCGTGATGTGGCCGCATAAGAATGTATTTTTTGCAGCCATGGGCGGCGGTGGGCACTTTTCACCCCTAGGTGCCTGTGAGAAGCCAGAAGACATGGCCAGCCGCGTTACTGAGCACGCCTTGCGCGGTATTGCGCTGGCGCCACTGATGCACGGCGCGTCATGGTGGTACGCCTGTATTCAGCTATTGGCGGGCAACGCCTTAATCCTTAATCATCAGCGCTCTTTTAATGGCGAAGCGATTTGGCAGGTTGTTCAAGACGAGAAAGTGAACGCGGTGCAAATCGTTGGCGACGCCATGGCTATTCCGCTGCTGGATGCCCTAGACGCAAATGTTGATCGCTGGGATTTAAGCGCGGTATTTAATGTTGGTTCCGGCGGTGCGATCTTCTCTGAAGCTAAGCAAGAAGCCTTTAAAAAGCATTTCCCCAATGTCTTTATCACCAACAGCTTCGGCTCGTCCGAAGGTGGTCAAATGGGTATGGATAACGGCAGCAAAAAGACCGCATCTGGCCTTGGCAATGTAAGCCGCACAGATTTTATGGACGTGCTCATAAATCTTGAGGGCGACACTTGGCGTCATGCGGAGCTAGGTGAAACCGGTATTTTTGCCCGCGCTGGGTATATCCCAAATGGTTATTACAACGACCCTGTGAAAACCGCAAAAACCTTTATTCAAGTAGATGGTAAGACGTGGTTGCTAACTGGTGATGCTGCCAAGCTCGAAGATGACGGTTCAATCACTGTATTTGGGCGGGGTTCTAATTGCATCAATAGTGGCGGCGAAAAAATCTTCCCTGAAGAAGTGGAAGTCGCACTCAAAGCCCACACCGGAATATTTGATGCTCTGGTTGTCGGCGTTGATGATGAGCGCTGGGGCAGTCGAGTGAGCGCTGTTATTCAGGCCCGCGAGGGAACGGAGTTAAGCCTAGAAAATATTCAAGAGCACTGCCGCAAGCATATTGCTGGCTACAAAGTGCCCAGAGAAATCCATTTGATAGACGAACTGCCCCGCGCGCCAAGTGGTAAACCAGATTATAAAACCGCCAAGGCCTATGCCGACAGTGGTAAAGGCGCTGTTGCCTAAATACGTTCTGGTAGCGGGGCAGAGCATCATGGCGGCCAAGCTGTGTGCCGCTTCGCTGCCCCTGCTTACCGCGCAGTAATAATAAATTTTACGGAGCTCAAATATGGCCACTGAATTAGCCATCAGTACTAAAACCTGTCTTATCGAACAGGAAGGCAATGTTCTAATTGTCACCCTAAACAGACCCGAGGCTAAGAATGCCTTTAATCCAGAAATGCTGCTGGGTTTGTATAAAGCGTGGCGTCTACTAGACGAAGATGACAGTTTATATTGCGCCATTCTTACCGCCAATGGCGATACGTTTTGCGCCGGTATGGACTTAAAAGTCGGCCCCGATGGCGACCAAGGCACCACCCAAGAATTTATGGATTTAATGGGCACCGTCCCCAATATTCATTGGCAGGCACTGCTGCGTGAAAACCGCCCCTGCAAGCCACTGCTGCTTGCTGTAGAGGGCTACGCACTGGCCGGTGGCACCGAGATGCTGCAGGGCACCGATATTCGTGTTGCGGCAGAAGATGCTATTTTCGGTGTAACTGAAGTGGCGCGCGGCTTGTACCCAATGTCGGGATCTACCATTCGCTTGCGCAAGCAAATTCCCTACTGTTTGGCCGCTGAAATTTTGCTCTTGGGCGAACATATCACCGCGCAACAGGCCCTAGATTTTGGCCTGATTAACCGTATTGTTCCCAAGGGCGAAACCTTGAACGAAGCGAAGAAGTTGGCAGAAAGAATATGTGCCAATGGCCCGCTTGCGGTTAAGGCCGTGGTGCGTTCACTGCGTGAGCACACCGAACATTTAGCTGAAGACGACGCCATGCAGAAATCCGATGAATTGGCTGGTCCGGTCTTTGGTTCTAAAGACGCCAAAGAAGGTATGCGCGCCTTTAAAGAAAAACGTCCTGCAGTCTTCACCGGCAGCTAAGCTCTTTTACAGCGCGGCAGCGATTCAAGGTCTTGAATCGCTGCCGCGCTGTGATGCTCCCTTCCAGTTACACCCTTCTTACACAGCGAGAAAATAAATGTCCGGGCCACTCACAGGTTTTCGTATTATTGAAATGGCCGGCATAGGTCCTGCGCCGTATGCCTGTATGTTGTTGTCAGACCTTGGGGCAGAAGTCATTCGCATAGACCGCACCTCTGGCGGTGGCTTGGGCGCGCATCCCGGTGATATTACTGCGCGTGGCCGAAAATCGATTGCGGTAGATCTTAAAAAAACCGCCGGTATTGAGGTGGTTCTGCAGCTAGTAGAAACCGCCGATGTATTAATAGAGTGCTTCCGGCCCGGCGTGATGGAAAAGCTAGGACTGGGGCCGGATGACTGCGCCAAACGTAATGCGGGCTTAATTTATGGTCGCATGACCGGCTGGGGGCAAGATGGGCCGCTGGCAAAGCGGGCAGGGCATGATCTCAACTACATCGCGATTACCGGTTTACTAGACAGTTTTGGCAACGCTGGCGAGGCGCCACCGACACCCTTGAATGTGATAGGTGATCTTGGTGGTGGCTCCATGTTTTTATTGCTGGGCGTGCTGGCGGCATTGTTAGAAAGAAAACAGTCGGGTGTTGGTCAGGTTATTGATGCCGCCATCTGCGATGGCACGGTATCGCTACTGAGCACCATTCACGGCCTCAGAGGTATTCAATTCTGGGAGTTGGAACGCGAGCAAAATATGCTAGATGGCGGCGCGCCATTTTATCGAAGCTATTTGTGCAAAGACGGCCGCTCCATGTCGGTTGGCGCCATAGAGCCCCAGTTCTATGCGCAAATGCTAGCGATTCTGGATTTGGATTTTGGCGGCAGTGATTATTTTTCCCAAATGGATAA
This portion of the Zhongshania sp. R06B22 genome encodes:
- a CDS encoding acyl-CoA synthetase yields the protein MTMQFNLADLFEAVADKVPEREALVCGASRCSYAELDAGANQMAHYMASKGVKAGDHVGLYMYNCNEYLEAMLACFKIRAVPINVNYRYVKDELLYIFDNADMVACIHHREFIPAIAEVRSAAKTLKLCIAVADHTEEPLATIDAVDYHTVRETQSKERNFGERSGDDYFILYTGGTTGMPKGVMWPHKNVFFAAMGGGGHFSPLGACEKPEDMASRVTEHALRGIALAPLMHGASWWYACIQLLAGNALILNHQRSFNGEAIWQVVQDEKVNAVQIVGDAMAIPLLDALDANVDRWDLSAVFNVGSGGAIFSEAKQEAFKKHFPNVFITNSFGSSEGGQMGMDNGSKKTASGLGNVSRTDFMDVLINLEGDTWRHAELGETGIFARAGYIPNGYYNDPVKTAKTFIQVDGKTWLLTGDAAKLEDDGSITVFGRGSNCINSGGEKIFPEEVEVALKAHTGIFDALVVGVDDERWGSRVSAVIQAREGTELSLENIQEHCRKHIAGYKVPREIHLIDELPRAPSGKPDYKTAKAYADSGKGAVA
- a CDS encoding CaiB/BaiF CoA transferase family protein, translating into MSGPLTGFRIIEMAGIGPAPYACMLLSDLGAEVIRIDRTSGGGLGAHPGDITARGRKSIAVDLKKTAGIEVVLQLVETADVLIECFRPGVMEKLGLGPDDCAKRNAGLIYGRMTGWGQDGPLAKRAGHDLNYIAITGLLDSFGNAGEAPPTPLNVIGDLGGGSMFLLLGVLAALLERKQSGVGQVIDAAICDGTVSLLSTIHGLRGIQFWELEREQNMLDGGAPFYRSYLCKDGRSMSVGAIEPQFYAQMLAILDLDFGGSDYFSQMDKTAWPARRAQMAAKFLEKTRDEWAVLFDGSDACVAPILDLEEAESFPHNAARQNLVRRDNVLQSAPAPRFSRTPGQIQHAPVAEGANSASILASLGLEQSHIDQLLAGGVIKQAD
- a CDS encoding thiolase domain-containing protein — translated: MAQLAAVVGVGQTKYKTKRKDVSIAGMVREAAVNALEDAGLTWDDIDAVIIGKAPDMFEGVIMPELYLTDALGCNGKPMLRVHTAGSVGGSTAIVAASYVQSGVFKRILTVSYEKQSESNAMWALSNPQPFSPHLNAGAGGYFAPIIREYMHRSGAPYDAGIKVAVKDRLHGSKNPLAHLQLPNITLKEVEDSPMLWEPLRFLEACPSSDGACAMVIANEELAAKSPRKPAWIRGAAMRSEPTMYAGRNQVNPQAGIDCAKDVYAQAGIHNPRKDFDCAEVYVPFSWYEPMWLENLGFADPGKGWELTMAGATSLIEGGDIPWNCSGGVLCSNPIGASGMIRFAEAAQQVRGEAGGHQVDGAKTALGHAYGGGAQFFSMWVVSSEKP
- a CDS encoding crotonase/enoyl-CoA hydratase family protein, with the translated sequence MATELAISTKTCLIEQEGNVLIVTLNRPEAKNAFNPEMLLGLYKAWRLLDEDDSLYCAILTANGDTFCAGMDLKVGPDGDQGTTQEFMDLMGTVPNIHWQALLRENRPCKPLLLAVEGYALAGGTEMLQGTDIRVAAEDAIFGVTEVARGLYPMSGSTIRLRKQIPYCLAAEILLLGEHITAQQALDFGLINRIVPKGETLNEAKKLAERICANGPLAVKAVVRSLREHTEHLAEDDAMQKSDELAGPVFGSKDAKEGMRAFKEKRPAVFTGS